The following is a genomic window from Strix uralensis isolate ZFMK-TIS-50842 chromosome 3, bStrUra1, whole genome shotgun sequence.
CCATCCTGTTGGAAGTCAGTGGAAATACCTGGTTTCTGAGGTttgttcttgaaagaaaaactgagcaAGACGCAGTAATGGTGGGTCAGAGACAGCCTGACAAGCGTCACAGTATGCTCAACAAAATTTGTTTTTGAAGTTTAACTATTTAATGTCTTACTATATATATATTAGAAAACATTTAAGTGATCTTGAAAGGTCTACACAAATTAATCATCTCCCCAGAAAAATACCTGGTTTTGCTAGCCATTAGAAAGATCTGTGACAAGACACTTGGGAAACCCAACTCTTGATTCTTTAtgtttcttcaaggttaaatgtGTTTTTGTTCACACCATTTCTTCTTCCCAGTATAAAGTTTTTCTTGGTTTACACAATGCATCACAGAATGCACCAGAACACTGTGACTGTTGCCTCACATTTGTGCTACCCAATCTAGAAACCAACTTTAAAGACGAGAGCACcacagaatttattattttttttaaggcttagATCAGTTCAAACTAAACCTGCCACTGAATTTTGCTCTGGTCTTCAGAAACAACAAATTTGAGTATTTCTTTGCCATTTCCGAACTTACTCAAGTAACATTCATCCTTTCTGATCCCACCAGGACCGTATATAGGTTTTTCTATGAACTTGACGTTAACCCAAAGAACACAGAGACGTAGCATTGAACTTTTGTTTTAATGGTCTCAAATTCTGTGACAGATTTTTGGtcaagtttccattttaaaaaatttatcgATTTTAAAGACTAATAACTTAAACTGCCACGAAACAAATGGTCCACAaacattcctttccttctgaagCTTTTACGATGCATTGTAATCATTAACCAGTCTTTTACTATTAAACTTAAATGGCCAATTGAGACAAACAGTTCTGAGACCGTTCTTCCACCACTGATTAAGACTGAGGTGGCAGCTGATGTACAGAATTTTCATTTAGCCTTCTGGGCCTTCTGGGCAGACTTTGTGACCTTGCCAGCTCCACCAGCCTTCTTGTCAACTGCCTTGATGACACCAACAGCAACCGTCTGTCTCATGTCACGCACGGCAAAACgacctgaaaacaaaaacattgtttaTGACTTTTGTCTAGGGCTACATACCCACAGTGTTCTCCGCACAGCAGCAACACACAACTTGTGTAAGTGGGCAAATACCACTCTAGGACAGTAAAAACTGCATCAGACTGGGACAGAGATACCACAATTATCCAGAAAGCACCCCTGTACAACTGAAATTTTGGTTCCACTTCCAAGTCACAGCTTACAGAACACACTACATCTCGGTAGTAGAAATCGAGGAGCATCTTTTTCCCAGGGATCAGTATTAACACATTTTAGGAGATGGCTTACCGAGAGGAGGGTAATCAGAGAAGCTCTCCACACACATGGGTTTGCCAGGGATCATATCAACGATGGCAGCATCTCCAGATTTCAGGAATTTGGGGCCATCCTCCAGCTTCTTGCCAGAACGACGATCAATCTTCTCTTTGAGCTCAGCGAATTTGCATGCGATGTGAGCAGTATGGCAATCCAGCACAGGGGCATAACCAGCGCTGATTTGGCCAGGGTGGTTCAGGATAATAACCTaggaaaccaagaaaaacaagttaacACCAGGATAATTTTGAATACCGATGTCTTACAAAGTCAGAGCCTTTCATGTGATTTGCTTCAAGCTAATGGATCTTGGAACGCAAGTCCATGCCACTTTATAGCTTAGCCTACTAGTAAGAAAGAACAATTTCACAATACAGAGCTACATTTCAAACATCTTTAAAAGAGCTGCAAAAATTACCTGTGCAGTGAAGCCAGCAGCTTCCATTGGAGGATCATTCTTGCTGTCACCAGCAACATTTCCACGGCGAACATCTTTCACAGACACGTTCTTAACATTGAAGCCAACGTTATCACCAGGCAGAGCTTCGCTCAGGGCTTCATGGTGCATCTCAACAGATTTTACTTCAGTTGTAACGTTGACGGGAGCAAATGTAACCACCATGCCTGGCTTCAGAACACCAGTTTCCACACGACCAACTGGTACAGTACCAATGCCTGTAAAAGAGAAGCAGTATTAGCAATTCAGCTCAAGAACATATGCCCTTACAGGAAAAAACACTTTAGACAAGTATCCTGCATTTTCCACTTGAAAAACCAGTTCTCGGGCAAACAACTGCACTTCTGTCCCATACATTAGCTGTTGCTGGCAAGTGAGAAGCATTACAGTGAACACATACCGCCAATTTTGTAGACATCTTGAAGAGGCAGACGCAGAGGTTTGTCAGTTGGACGAGTTGGTGGCAGGATACAGTCCAAAGCTTCAAGGAGGGTGGTTCCACTGGCATTGCCATCCTTTCGGGTAACCTTCCATCCCTTGAACCAGGGCATCTGCAACAGAAACAAGCCCAGGCATAAACTGTCTGCAAAGTTTAATGGCACAAGGCTAGAAAAGACCAAATAGCATATCTCAGCATCACGTCAGCACACTATTGCTGAGTAAGAATTTATGAAGCGCTCGGATTTGATTTCTGACTGCAGCGCTTCCAAACATTAACTATTAAAACACATGTGCATTTTACTACTGCATAGTTTATCTCAATAATCCTCCTAGTTTCATCTGTTACTGTAAAGAAATGTCAAACCTACATTAGAGCTAGGCTCCAACATGTTGTCTCCGTTCCAACCAGAAATTGGCACAAAAGCTACAGTGTCTGGGTTGTAGCCAATTTTCTTGATGTAAGTGCTGACTTCTTTGACAATCTCTTCGTATCTCTTCTGGCTGTAAGGTGGCTCGGTGGAATCCATCTTGTTGACACCAACGATCAGCTGTTTTACACCCAAGGTGTAGGCCAGAAGGGCATGCTCACGGGTCTGCCCGTTCTTGGAAATACCAGCCTCGAACTCACCAACACCAGCAGCAACAATCAGGACAGCACAGTCAGCctttgaagagaaaagaaaccctCATTATAATGCTTGCAACACGTGTCAAAAGTATTAGGGGAACCCTTCCCCACCAATCAATGAACAATTTGCCCGAACTCTTGAAATCCTTAGCTCTATTTACATACCTGAGAAGTTCCAGTAATCATGTTCTTAATGAAGTCTCTGTGTCCAGGAGCATCGATGATAGTGACATAGTATTTGCTTGTTTCGAATTTCCACAAGGAAATATCAATAGTAATACCACGTTCACGTTCAGCTTTTAGCTTGTCCAAGACCCAGGCATATTTGAAGGAACCTTTGCCCATCTatggaattaaaagaaaaaaggcttgggtttttttttccctatttttgaAGAATGGTATGTATTTGCATTTacttcagaaaaatcacacaCTGGCTAAAGAGCAAAATCTAAGAATAGTAAGTGGTTCAATACTGAAAAATGTTGCTGCTTGTAAAACAGGCAACAAGACACACTTGGCACTGCTAGTGAGAGATGCCAACTGTTTCCTGTTATTTAACTTGTTGACAGTTTAGCCCTCTTGACAGCTTGTTAATTGCACTAACAGATCTTCAGGACAGATCTCTTGAGCCTAAGCGCTACTATCAAGTGACCTCTACAAATATAAGTACTCTTACTAATGCAATCCCTGTGATAATTAACACTTTTAACTGCCACTCAGCCCAACATCCGCTACATTTCATTCTGCAATGTGCTTATGACCACCTATGCTGTtattatacaggaaaaaaaggaaaaaagtagacCAGTAAGACTTTCTACAGGTTCAAACACCAAATCCATacctttctcattttcagaagtaGACCTTATCAGAGCACCTAAATTTTATCCTCAACTTAATGTGTGCAAAGACTGAAGCTGGGAACTTCACTTAAATTATGATTCCAGACATAATTATGTAGATGCAGCTTTAGACTacattttttctccctcattctACGCTTCACAATTTGAGCTCTGCCAACTAACATAATGGCGGATACAACACTTACGCACTTGTTCAACTACGGGGACAACTGCAACCTAACTGCCACCCCGTGGCCACAGAACACTTACGCACTTGTTCAGCTACCGGGACAGTTGCAACCAAACCGCCTCCCTGTGGCCACAAAACAGTTTGCAACTAAGTTTTGCAACTAAATCTCTCTTTATTCATCCCTGCACCGCGAAATCCTGCTGGATGTCACAGTCCCACCCACCTCAGCAGCTTCCTTCTCGAACTTCTCGATGGTCCTCTTGTCGATGCCACCGCATTTGTAGATGAGGTGGCCGGTGGTGGTGGACTTGCCAGAATCGACGTGGCCGATGACAACGATGTTGATGTGGGtcttctcctttcccatttcGGATGTTAGTTAAGTTCCTTCTTTCAGCGAAAGAGAATCGACACCTGGAAGTTCCCCAGACAAATACTAGTTATGCCTCCAGCGCGGGCGCCCTCCCCAGGGCCGCCGGCGGGAACCCGGccgagggggcggcgggcagcgatGGCGGCCCCGCGTGCAGGGCGGCCCGGGCAGGCCCGGCCGGGAtggaggcccggcccggccccgcccccgccgccgggggcggggcgggcgggcgccggcCGGGGGCCCCCGCGGAGCGCCCCTCGCgtcgccccctccccgcgccgccgccgggctcgaGTTACCcccggcggccggggcggcggcgcggcgggcccggcggggctgACGGGCAGCGCGGAGGGCGGGGCCGGCCCGCTCCTTTGTGTGACTCACCCCGCCCGGGCCGCCGCGTCCTCCATTTTGTGGAGCTGGCGGCAGGAAAGGCGAGCGGCCATTTTTTTACTCGTGccccatctccccctcccccaccGCGGCCACGAGCCCGGCCGCCCGCCACGCAGCGCGCGGCCCGGCCCCACCGCCCCCCGCGCAGCAGGGGCAAGCGGCCGGCCGCCCCCGGCCACACGGTCACGCCGGTCCGTGGGCCCCAGCGCGGGGGAGGGGATCGAGGAGAACGATGCGTCGCCATCTCCCCACCGCGCGCTCTCCCGCCTGCCGCCCTCCCCCaccagcgccccccgcccctccttCCCCCGACCGACCCCCCTCTCCAGCGCACCGCTCGCGCGGCGGCGGCCACCCGCGGGCtcgccgcccgccgggcccccaCGGTGCCCGGGTCCCTGGCCCGGCCCACCCCCGGCCTGCCCCGCACGGACGCGCCTCACCTGCAAGGCGCCGGCAAACCCGTAGCGAAAAAGACCGACGGCGTGAACGCCGCCCCTTATATACCctgggcgggggcggggcctaAGGGACACGTCACCACTCCCGGCGGCCCCGCGACCccgcccccgcagccccgcccggGCGGCCGCGCGGGCAAAGggcgctccccgcccccgccgcggggctgccTCGGGGCCCGCGGGGCCTTTCCCGCTCCCGCCTGTACCGGGAGCCTCCCCCGCCGCCTCTTCCGGGGTAAGCGGACAACGGCCACCCGTGGGTAGCGGGACTGGGCTGCCGGTTCCTCTGTCCCTGCGGCGGGGCGGTGCCGGGCTGCGCTGGGGGAGCGGGGAGGTGACCCCTTCCAGCGCCAGGAGCGGCAGCGGCCGAGGGGAGCCGGCAGGAGCTGAAAGGGAGCAGAGCCGAGGGGGAGCCCCGGGTGCTCGGTGAGGGCGAGCGTttgccccggcccctcccgcggAGGACAGGCGCCGCGGCGGAGCTGGAGGCCGCGGGGACGAGGCGTCGTCACACGTTGCATCATggcccgggccggggggggacGCAGCAGCTAAAGGAAGTCCCGGGGGAATAGCCCCGGGCAAATTAATTACGTTTCTTATTAGGGACACAAAAGAACTCAATGCCTGAGATTAGCAATGCTCAATTAGTTACGTTGACTAGCCTACATTTGCTACTCGTTTAAGATTACGGAATGCATGAACCCCCCCAACTCATTATGCTGCAAGtctctcagaaacagaggtgggggaggagggagagagcaggaATTTCAGGAAGCTTATTACACCAGAATAAGAAACAGCATCGtttggcttaaaaaaaagcaagctttttctttcttgtaccATTAGAGAACAAAAGTAGACGTGGCTCAGAAAACTTTGGCACAAAAATACAAATCAAGGCGGACACACCTTAAGCAAAGATGCATCTGAAGTGCAAATGTATTAAAAAGAATCACTTAATATGTGACTTCTGTGTAAGAAACCAAAACTGCCGAAGTGTCCCTGTACTGTATTTTCACATGAGAAAACTGGCAGCCCtagcaaattatttttgaaatcaTGGCAATGAGGAGTCACAAAACAGCTCACAACATCAGAAATAAAAGTCCTCGTGATTTCAGTGGATTGTTCTCCTGTTTACTCCTAACTGATGTAAGAAAATCCATTACATATTCAATATCTCCCATATCTATTCAAATGAAATTAAGCTGAGAAGCTGAACAAATATCtccatttgttcttttaaaatgatctgcaaaggaaacaaagctatgtgctctgtttttttcttcaagtacATTACATGCCTATGTTAGAAACAGtcacttatatatatataactataatCCCATTGATTTGTTGGTATGCTCTTCAGGTTGCAGTTGTAAAGCATAGAAATAGCTTcttgttcaaaaataaaaaaagaacaaaaaattaaatccatctcATGCATCTATACTTTCACTTGACTTCAGGTTTCTCTAGCTGAGATACACCCGGCATCAAATTCACTACAGTAAAGAGCTGTATTTCATGAACTGATATGGAATTGATGTGTTTCCACAATATGTGGTATTTTTCCACACGCAAGATCTAAAAAAAGGGtgcattttgttaaaaaaaggtgATTTGAGAGATGTCACCTTAGAGAAGATGCTGAGATTAGAATACACCTTTTACACAAAAATCCAGTTTCAGAGTAAAACCTGCAAAAAGGTTCAGATACTGTTAAACCCACTAGTTTTTAAGAAAGGAATAAAGTCAttaagttctttttcttcccctgtgtttTTAGGCAGAGATtagtggcaggggtggggggaagctaGCAATGGTTCAGCTTTCCTCCAACGTTTAGGGGCAGTTATTAGTGACAGCATTGCATATGAAGGCACAGTAATAGAAGGgcaggaaaagggaggtggaTCACTTTCTGGAAATGGAAATGCATTATAATAAAGTGATTTAGTGGCTCAGGCTGAGGACCAAAGGGTAATATTTGGTAAGAAAGCTAAGCAGCACTTTTTGGGTCTCCTATAAAGCAAAGACTGTTTGTGA
Proteins encoded in this region:
- the EEF1A1 gene encoding elongation factor 1-alpha 1, with amino-acid sequence MGKEKTHINIVVIGHVDSGKSTTTGHLIYKCGGIDKRTIEKFEKEAAEMGKGSFKYAWVLDKLKAERERGITIDISLWKFETSKYYVTIIDAPGHRDFIKNMITGTSQADCAVLIVAAGVGEFEAGISKNGQTREHALLAYTLGVKQLIVGVNKMDSTEPPYSQKRYEEIVKEVSTYIKKIGYNPDTVAFVPISGWNGDNMLEPSSNMPWFKGWKVTRKDGNASGTTLLEALDCILPPTRPTDKPLRLPLQDVYKIGGIGTVPVGRVETGVLKPGMVVTFAPVNVTTEVKSVEMHHEALSEALPGDNVGFNVKNVSVKDVRRGNVAGDSKNDPPMEAAGFTAQVIILNHPGQISAGYAPVLDCHTAHIACKFAELKEKIDRRSGKKLEDGPKFLKSGDAAIVDMIPGKPMCVESFSDYPPLGRFAVRDMRQTVAVGVIKAVDKKAGGAGKVTKSAQKAQKAK